In Gemmatimonadota bacterium, the following proteins share a genomic window:
- the pdhA gene encoding pyruvate dehydrogenase (acetyl-transferring) E1 component subunit alpha: MAGAALERLERDELLGMLRLMLLGRRFEEKASESYALGKIGGFCHLYIGQEAVGVGALAPLRDDDYVITAYRDHVQAIAKGVTARQVMAELYGRVDGCSGGKGGSMHLYSAEHRFMGGWGIVGGQIPAATGIGWAIKYRGGDQVCVCFMGEAAVNQGAFHESLNMAALWKLPVIYIVENNRYGMGTAWERASSLYDISQKACAYAMPSAIADGMDVLEMRATMEEAIERAREESMPTLIEARCYRFMGHSMSDPVYGVYRTKKDVEEAKQTDPIATYIEGLKQADRLTTEDLEALDQEVRAEVDDAVQFAENSPLPPAGDLHRDVYAQINDHGDLFFEGVGAPDPALGRAAGEVAD; encoded by the coding sequence ATGGCGGGGGCCGCGCTCGAGCGCCTGGAGCGGGACGAGCTCCTCGGGATGCTGCGCCTCATGCTGCTGGGCCGACGCTTCGAGGAGAAGGCCTCCGAGTCCTACGCGCTCGGCAAGATAGGCGGCTTCTGCCACCTTTACATAGGCCAGGAGGCCGTCGGCGTGGGGGCGCTCGCCCCGCTGCGCGACGACGACTACGTCATCACCGCCTACCGCGACCACGTGCAGGCGATCGCCAAGGGCGTGACGGCGCGTCAGGTCATGGCCGAGCTGTACGGGCGCGTGGACGGGTGTTCGGGCGGCAAGGGCGGCTCGATGCACTTGTACAGCGCCGAGCACCGCTTCATGGGCGGGTGGGGCATAGTCGGGGGCCAGATACCGGCGGCGACCGGCATCGGCTGGGCGATCAAGTACCGCGGCGGCGACCAGGTGTGCGTGTGCTTCATGGGCGAGGCCGCGGTCAACCAGGGCGCGTTCCACGAATCGCTCAACATGGCCGCGCTCTGGAAGCTGCCCGTCATCTACATCGTGGAGAACAACCGCTACGGCATGGGCACGGCCTGGGAGCGCGCGTCCTCGCTCTACGACATCTCCCAGAAGGCATGCGCGTACGCGATGCCGTCCGCCATCGCCGACGGAATGGACGTGCTCGAGATGCGCGCCACCATGGAGGAGGCCATCGAGCGGGCGCGGGAGGAGTCCATGCCCACGCTCATCGAGGCGCGCTGCTACCGCTTCATGGGCCACTCCATGTCGGACCCGGTGTACGGCGTGTACCGCACCAAGAAGGACGTCGAGGAGGCCAAGCAGACAGACCCCATCGCCACCTACATCGAAGGGCTCAAGCAGGCGGATCGACTGACCACCGAGGATCTGGAGGCGCTGGACCAGGAGGTCCGCGCCGAGGTGGACGATGCGGTCCAGTTCGCCGAGAACTCGCCGCTGCCCCCGGCCGGCGACCTGCACCGCGACGTCTACG